One Cupriavidus taiwanensis DNA window includes the following coding sequences:
- a CDS encoding hybrid sensor histidine kinase/response regulator: MKPQANRAPLILNVEDREGPRYVKSRILHRGGFSVIEAVTGHSALSLVRQHAPALVLLSARLPDISGLEVCRLLKEDPQTARTLVLLTSPGLAQSRQRVEALNCGADGYLVEPAEPEEVLSSIQALLRLRGAEDAYHRTSRALHEHEDMFRQLAESLADVVWILDPATRQLLFASSSLATLCGHSAEELMEHPRLCLERVAPADRARVEAAVERMLGDGSMDIEFALTLPSGEPREIRARAFPVRSLGGADDTGRAQAAEGSPPLRIAGICQDVTLQNRAGRALHDEERRKDQFLAMLAHELRNPLAPLRSAADLLQQLAPTREDMFRARDIIGRQVHHLTRLVDELLDISRFNQGRITLRQDLVELRTALNTAVEAVRPVLDAYRHTLRLSLPEQPLPVRGDLVRLTQIFSNLLQNAAAYTPAGGVISVEAGFDDSAPETIPDAVSGGQVTVRVRDNGTGLSEALQRQLFDPLAPPDPAAPANSATSTKPTTQTGGERDLALPAPRSAFPHDGPGIGLTLVQKLVQLHGGTIRAFSAGPGQGSTFTVTLPVEPWQNWHPGSGKAGPRRSVPRRILVVDDNVDALEAMTMALQAMGHTVVTAPDGPSALAHATEARPEVVLLDLGMPAMDGFETVRRLRALPELRGARLVALTGFGQPEDRRRALAAGFDQHLVKPADLDALTRLLDELDTERA; encoded by the coding sequence ATGAAGCCGCAAGCCAACCGTGCGCCGCTGATCCTGAATGTCGAGGACCGCGAGGGGCCGCGTTACGTCAAGAGCCGCATCCTGCATCGCGGCGGCTTTTCGGTGATCGAGGCCGTGACCGGCCACTCGGCGTTGTCGCTGGTGCGACAGCACGCGCCCGCGCTGGTGCTGTTGTCGGCAAGGCTGCCCGACATCAGCGGCCTGGAAGTGTGCCGCCTGCTGAAAGAGGATCCGCAGACCGCGCGCACGCTGGTGCTGCTGACCTCGCCCGGGCTGGCCCAATCGCGGCAGCGGGTGGAGGCGCTGAACTGCGGCGCCGACGGCTACCTGGTCGAGCCGGCCGAACCCGAGGAAGTGCTGTCGAGCATCCAGGCGCTGCTGCGCCTGCGCGGTGCCGAGGACGCCTACCACCGCACCTCGCGCGCGCTGCACGAGCATGAGGATATGTTCCGCCAGCTCGCCGAATCGCTGGCCGACGTGGTGTGGATCCTGGATCCCGCAACCCGCCAGCTGCTGTTTGCCAGTTCGTCGCTGGCAACGCTGTGCGGCCACTCCGCCGAAGAGCTGATGGAACACCCGCGCCTGTGCCTGGAACGCGTGGCACCGGCGGACCGCGCGCGCGTCGAAGCCGCGGTGGAACGCATGCTAGGCGACGGCAGCATGGATATCGAGTTCGCCCTGACGCTGCCCAGCGGCGAGCCGCGTGAAATCCGCGCGCGCGCCTTCCCCGTGCGCAGCCTTGGCGGCGCCGACGACACCGGCCGCGCGCAGGCGGCCGAGGGCAGTCCGCCGCTGCGCATCGCCGGCATCTGCCAGGACGTGACGCTGCAGAACCGCGCCGGGCGCGCGCTGCACGACGAGGAACGGCGCAAGGATCAGTTCCTGGCGATGCTGGCGCACGAGCTGCGCAATCCGCTGGCGCCGCTGCGCAGTGCCGCCGACCTGCTGCAGCAGCTCGCGCCGACGCGCGAGGACATGTTCCGCGCGCGCGACATCATCGGCCGGCAAGTGCATCACCTGACCCGCCTGGTCGACGAACTGCTCGACATCTCGCGCTTCAACCAGGGCCGCATCACGCTGCGGCAAGACCTGGTGGAGTTGCGCACCGCGCTCAATACCGCAGTGGAAGCGGTGCGTCCGGTGCTCGACGCCTACCGCCACACGCTGCGGCTGTCGCTGCCCGAGCAGCCGCTGCCGGTGCGCGGCGACCTGGTGCGCCTGACGCAGATCTTCAGCAACCTGCTGCAGAACGCGGCCGCGTACACCCCGGCCGGCGGGGTGATCTCGGTCGAAGCCGGCTTCGATGACAGCGCGCCGGAAACCATTCCGGACGCCGTCTCGGGCGGGCAGGTCACGGTGCGCGTGCGCGACAACGGCACCGGCCTGTCCGAAGCGCTGCAGCGGCAACTGTTCGATCCGCTGGCGCCGCCGGACCCGGCCGCCCCGGCCAACTCGGCCACCTCGACCAAACCGACCACCCAAACCGGCGGCGAGCGCGACCTCGCCCTGCCAGCCCCGCGCAGCGCTTTCCCGCACGACGGGCCCGGCATCGGCCTGACGCTGGTGCAGAAGCTGGTGCAGCTGCACGGCGGCACCATCCGTGCCTTCAGCGCCGGCCCCGGCCAGGGCAGCACCTTCACCGTGACGCTGCCGGTGGAGCCGTGGCAGAACTGGCACCCCGGTTCCGGCAAGGCCGGCCCGCGGCGCAGCGTGCCGCGCCGCATCCTGGTGGTGGACGACAACGTCGACGCGCTCGAGGCGATGACGATGGCGCTGCAGGCCATGGGGCACACGGTGGTGACCGCGCCTGACGGCCCGAGCGCGCTGGCGCACGCCACCGAGGCGCGCCCGGAGGTGGTGCTGCTGGACCTCGGCATGCCGGCCATGGACGGCTTTGAAACCGTGCGCCGGCTGCGCGCGCTGCCTGAACTGCGCGGCGCCAGGCTGGTCGCGCTGACGGGTTTCGGCCAGCCCGAGGATAGGCGCCGCGCGCTAGCAGCTGGGTTCGACCAGCACCTGGTCAAGCCCGCCGACCTGGACGCGCTGACGCGGCTGCTGGATGAACTGGACACGGAGCGCGCCTAG
- the ku gene encoding non-homologous end joining protein Ku, whose protein sequence is MSRIIWKGAIAFGLVNIPVVLRPASRSQSLDLDLLDVRDMAPVGYQRINKSTGKPVDKEHIVKGYQYAKDEYVLLNDEDFRRANVEATQTVDIVSFVDAESIPPYYFDTPYYLEPDKRGERGYALLHETMRRTGKAALALVVLRARQHLAAMLVHDDALVLNTMRFADEVLPISELRLPKAASGKPTGAHAREIEMATKLVDDMTEDWAPEQYRDTYREDLMARIEEKIESGKTHQLTPPAEEEEAPRQGAKVIDMVALLRQSLGKRGKDKQEDETDAEAEAEPARRKTPARHAAARKQPAAKRTSATPAKRAGGTGSTKTAATKRAPAKRESHAPAARKSTGTTRKRAA, encoded by the coding sequence GTGTCCCGCATCATCTGGAAAGGCGCCATTGCCTTCGGCCTCGTCAACATCCCCGTCGTCCTGCGACCCGCGTCGCGCAGCCAGTCGCTGGACCTGGACCTGCTAGACGTGCGCGACATGGCCCCGGTGGGCTACCAGCGCATCAACAAGAGCACCGGCAAGCCGGTCGACAAGGAGCATATCGTCAAGGGCTACCAGTACGCCAAGGACGAGTACGTGCTGCTCAACGACGAAGATTTCCGCCGGGCCAATGTCGAGGCCACGCAGACCGTGGACATCGTCAGCTTTGTCGATGCCGAGAGCATTCCGCCGTACTACTTCGACACCCCGTACTACCTCGAGCCCGACAAGCGCGGCGAACGCGGCTATGCGCTGCTGCACGAAACCATGCGCCGCACCGGCAAGGCCGCGCTGGCGCTGGTGGTGCTGCGCGCGCGCCAGCACCTCGCGGCGATGCTGGTGCACGACGATGCGCTGGTGCTCAACACCATGCGCTTCGCCGACGAGGTGCTGCCGATCTCGGAATTGCGCCTGCCCAAGGCCGCCAGCGGCAAGCCCACCGGTGCGCACGCGCGCGAGATCGAGATGGCGACCAAGCTGGTCGACGACATGACCGAGGACTGGGCGCCGGAGCAATACCGCGACACCTACCGCGAAGACCTGATGGCGCGCATCGAGGAAAAGATCGAATCCGGCAAGACCCACCAGCTGACCCCGCCGGCCGAAGAGGAAGAAGCCCCGCGCCAGGGCGCCAAGGTCATCGACATGGTGGCACTGCTGCGCCAGAGCCTGGGCAAGCGCGGCAAGGACAAGCAGGAAGACGAGACCGACGCCGAAGCCGAAGCCGAACCCGCGCGCCGCAAGACCCCGGCACGGCACGCCGCGGCGCGCAAGCAGCCCGCCGCCAAGCGCACCAGCGCCACGCCGGCCAAGCGCGCGGGCGGTACGGGCAGCACCAAGACCGCCGCCACCAAGCGCGCGCCCGCCAAACGCGAATCGCACGCGCCCGCCGCGCGCAAGAGCACGGGCACGACCAGGAAACGCGCGGCCTGA
- a CDS encoding BON domain-containing protein → MRFSPTTARIVRMAGAAAALAAAAGSALALDKSGLIFAATDNAPVAPVNSAPGMPGRPDPDSSAVTGIDQAKQSVEDSAITTRIKTRLLGTKDLKSTGIHVTTLRGAVDVSGTVPTQQQHDIALKTIRSVEGVVSVNDNLKVSAAR, encoded by the coding sequence ATGCGATTTTCCCCAACCACCGCGCGCATCGTGCGCATGGCCGGCGCTGCGGCGGCGCTGGCTGCGGCTGCCGGCAGCGCGCTCGCGCTCGACAAGAGCGGCCTGATATTCGCCGCGACGGACAATGCGCCGGTGGCACCGGTCAACTCGGCGCCGGGCATGCCGGGCCGGCCCGACCCGGACAGCAGCGCGGTGACGGGGATCGACCAGGCCAAGCAATCCGTCGAGGACAGCGCCATCACCACCAGGATCAAGACCAGGCTGCTCGGCACCAAGGACCTCAAGTCCACCGGCATCCACGTGACCACGCTGCGAGGCGCGGTCGACGTCAGCGGCACGGTGCCGACGCAGCAGCAGCATGACATCGCGTTGAAGACGATACGCAGCGTCGAGGGGGTGGTTTCGGTCAATGACAATCTGAAGGTGTCGGCGGCGCGGTGA
- a CDS encoding oxygenase MpaB family protein: MSSVTDPAPGSATPQRRGRLHQLSTRLREQAGAHVRALTRSNSGLSLDYDNPPGDPGLFGPEAVCWRVHADFPAMLAGGVSALLLQTLHPLALAGVWDHSSFRTDMQGRLGRTAQFIAGTTYGSRADAMALIERVRRIHTGVSGIAPDGRPYAASDPALLTWVHVAEVSSFLAGYLRYVGPLGAAEQDRYYAEVARIAQLLGAADVPRSRAEVAAYLESMRPALLASERTREVVRLVRKMPVANPLLQPAVSIMTDAGIALLPPWARRQLDLDGPSIRRPAALAGMRVLAPALRWALGAGLAARARRRVARGFDAQPG, encoded by the coding sequence TTGTCCAGCGTCACCGACCCCGCACCGGGCAGCGCCACGCCGCAGCGCCGCGGCCGGTTGCATCAGCTCTCCACGAGACTGCGCGAACAGGCCGGCGCGCACGTACGCGCGCTGACTCGCAGCAACTCCGGCCTGAGCCTGGACTATGACAACCCGCCGGGCGACCCGGGCCTGTTCGGCCCGGAAGCGGTCTGCTGGCGCGTGCATGCGGATTTTCCGGCGATGCTCGCCGGCGGGGTCAGCGCGTTGCTGCTGCAGACCCTGCATCCGCTGGCATTGGCCGGGGTCTGGGACCATTCCAGCTTTCGCACCGACATGCAGGGGCGCCTGGGGCGTACCGCGCAATTCATCGCCGGCACCACCTATGGCAGCCGCGCCGACGCCATGGCGCTGATCGAACGCGTGCGGCGCATTCATACCGGCGTGTCCGGCATCGCGCCGGACGGCCGGCCCTACGCGGCGTCAGACCCGGCGCTGCTGACCTGGGTGCACGTGGCCGAGGTCTCGAGCTTCCTGGCGGGTTACCTGCGCTATGTCGGCCCGCTCGGCGCTGCCGAGCAGGACCGCTATTACGCCGAGGTGGCCCGCATCGCGCAGTTGCTGGGCGCGGCCGACGTGCCGCGCTCGCGCGCAGAAGTAGCGGCCTACCTGGAGTCGATGCGGCCCGCGCTGCTGGCCAGCGAGCGCACCCGCGAAGTGGTGCGGCTGGTGCGCAAGATGCCGGTGGCCAATCCGTTGCTGCAGCCGGCGGTCAGCATCATGACCGATGCGGGCATCGCGCTGTTGCCGCCATGGGCGCGCCGCCAGCTGGATCTGGACGGCCCGTCGATCCGCCGGCCCGCGGCGCTGGCCGGCATGCGCGTGCTGGCGCCGGCACTGCGCTGGGCGCTGGGTGCCGGCCTGGCCGCGCGTGCGCGGCGGCGGGTGGCGCGCGGCTTCGACGCTCAGCCGGGTTGA
- a CDS encoding RNA chaperone Hfq — translation MKKKEIRPRQPSRRQLQSQQFAAYHISQTPVIVHLSNGARLHGLVLAADDFVLLLGRRPDDIQPTAVYKRAICLVTPADAPEPVAVAPETAAAPDFVPLYIPRTRKRR, via the coding sequence GTGAAGAAGAAGGAAATCCGGCCCAGGCAACCGAGCCGACGGCAACTGCAGTCCCAGCAATTCGCCGCATACCACATCAGCCAGACCCCGGTGATCGTGCACCTGTCCAACGGCGCCCGGCTGCACGGGCTGGTGCTGGCCGCGGACGATTTCGTGCTGCTGCTCGGCCGGCGGCCCGACGACATCCAGCCCACCGCGGTCTACAAGCGCGCCATCTGCCTGGTCACGCCGGCCGATGCGCCCGAGCCGGTCGCGGTCGCGCCGGAAACGGCGGCCGCGCCGGATTTCGTGCCGCTCTATATCCCGCGCACGCGCAAGCGCCGGTAA
- a CDS encoding FliC/FljB family flagellin, giving the protein MAQVINTNSLSLMTQNNMNASQSSLNTAIQRLSSGLRINSAKDDAAGQAIANRFTANIKGLTQAQRNANDGISLAQTTEGALTEVNNNLQRIRELSVQAANGSNSASDLKSIQDEIKQRLQEIDRTSAQTDFNGVKVLSSAAKDLTIQVGANDSETITIDLEEISSTTLNLTSFNVNGPKARGANAFDGAAVATSAAHAAAADFQAVFGSSTALTTSSVTETTAGTLATKLGVASGSVAFTNRAIVDGNGNWFAEVTISPASAAESTALKASGFDIANGSSQTFYVGVDAANPTSTSGTTATYSIDTSKIDVSALQRGATSNPLAAIDAALQKVDDLRSSLGAVQNRFDSVIANLGTTVTNLSASRSRIQDADYATEVSNMTRAQILQQAGTSVLAQANQTTQNVLSLLR; this is encoded by the coding sequence ATGGCGCAAGTCATTAACACCAATTCGTTGTCTCTGATGACTCAGAACAACATGAACGCTTCGCAATCGTCGCTGAATACGGCGATCCAGCGCCTGTCGTCGGGCCTGCGCATCAACAGCGCCAAGGACGACGCCGCGGGCCAGGCGATTGCGAACCGCTTCACCGCCAACATCAAGGGCCTGACGCAAGCCCAGCGCAACGCCAACGACGGCATCTCGCTGGCGCAGACCACCGAAGGCGCGCTGACCGAAGTCAACAACAACCTGCAGCGTATCCGTGAACTGAGCGTGCAGGCCGCCAACGGCTCGAACTCGGCTTCGGACCTGAAGTCGATCCAGGACGAAATCAAGCAGCGCCTGCAGGAAATCGACCGCACCTCCGCCCAGACCGACTTCAACGGCGTGAAGGTGCTGTCGTCGGCGGCCAAGGACCTGACCATCCAGGTCGGCGCCAACGATTCGGAAACGATCACCATCGACCTGGAAGAAATCAGCTCGACGACGCTGAACCTGACCAGCTTCAACGTCAATGGCCCGAAGGCCCGCGGCGCCAACGCCTTCGACGGCGCTGCCGTGGCCACCTCGGCTGCCCACGCCGCTGCGGCTGACTTCCAGGCAGTGTTCGGTTCCAGCACCGCGCTGACCACCTCGTCGGTGACCGAAACCACCGCCGGCACGCTGGCTACCAAGCTGGGCGTGGCGTCGGGCAGCGTTGCCTTCACCAACCGCGCCATCGTCGATGGCAACGGCAACTGGTTCGCTGAAGTCACGATCAGCCCGGCCAGCGCCGCCGAATCGACCGCGCTGAAGGCCAGCGGCTTCGACATCGCCAACGGCTCCAGCCAGACGTTCTATGTCGGCGTCGACGCCGCCAATCCGACCTCGACCTCGGGCACGACCGCCACCTACAGCATCGACACCTCGAAGATCGACGTGTCGGCCCTGCAGCGCGGCGCCACCAGCAACCCGCTGGCCGCCATCGATGCCGCCCTGCAAAAGGTGGACGACCTGCGCAGCTCGCTGGGTGCGGTGCAGAACCGCTTTGACTCGGTGATCGCCAACCTGGGCACCACCGTGACCAACCTGTCGGCTTCGCGCTCGCGCATCCAGGACGCGGACTACGCCACGGAAGTGTCGAACATGACCCGCGCGCAGATCCTGCAACAGGCTGGCACCTCGGTCCTGGCGCAAGCCAACCAGACCACGCAGAACGTGCTGTCGCTGCTGCGTTAA
- a CDS encoding flagellar protein FlaG, producing MAPSPTVNPGTVRLPRDVFSGASVPATASSVAAGERDAAPVAATPARALPGTHGADTDAALRELGETLKATSIGLRFEIDEDTHRVVTKVIDKETGELIRQVPTEEVMRIARAIDKLQGLFISQTA from the coding sequence ATGGCGCCTTCCCCGACAGTGAATCCAGGCACGGTGCGCCTGCCGCGCGATGTGTTTTCCGGCGCCTCGGTGCCGGCCACCGCGTCCAGTGTCGCCGCCGGCGAAAGAGACGCCGCCCCGGTGGCGGCAACCCCTGCACGGGCACTGCCGGGCACGCATGGCGCAGACACCGATGCAGCCTTGCGGGAGTTGGGAGAGACGCTGAAGGCCACGTCGATCGGACTGCGCTTCGAGATCGACGAAGACACCCACCGCGTTGTCACCAAGGTCATCGACAAGGAAACCGGCGAACTGATCCGGCAGGTGCCGACCGAGGAGGTCATGCGCATCGCCCGCGCGATCGACAAGCTGCAGGGGCTGTTCATCAGCCAGACAGCCTGA
- the fliD gene encoding flagellar filament capping protein FliD — protein sequence MATISSLGIGSNLDLNTLLQNLETAERAPLTVINNQAKSYQTKLSAFSQVQSVLSAYQAAAKKLSEAATFGAVKASVGSADVMSVTTASNAVPGNYNITVNTLATAQSLVSGNVADQKAVIGGGDIVFDFGEAVATGGAATTTKTVTIPAGSSLEGMRDAINKAGIGVTASIINDGSASPYRLVLTSDKTGTAATMRVSSTDAALNNVVAFDPAAGAGVNKMEQKVPPANATLKINGIDVVSQSNAVADAAQGVTMNLSRTGTTTLVVTRDNEAVKAAIQGFVTAYNNIQSTAKSLTAFDTTAGTSAALTGDNTLRSIRSSLRSMLGVAMDDGNGGKITLMGIGITFDKDGTMKLDDTKLNKALNENLNGVTAMFSGVGGAAGLGKQASDYVEGLSKTDGALKVAQDGITDSLKDLEDDYDRVEARVNATVERYKAQFTQLDLLVAQMNRTSSYLTQQFSALNNTGKK from the coding sequence ATGGCAACGATCTCCTCCCTCGGTATCGGCTCCAACCTGGACCTGAACACCCTGCTGCAGAACCTGGAAACGGCCGAGCGTGCCCCGCTGACGGTGATCAATAACCAGGCCAAGAGCTACCAGACCAAGCTGTCGGCGTTCAGCCAGGTCCAGAGCGTGCTATCCGCCTACCAGGCCGCGGCCAAGAAGCTGTCCGAGGCTGCCACCTTCGGCGCGGTCAAGGCCAGCGTCGGCTCGGCCGACGTGATGTCCGTCACCACCGCATCGAATGCCGTGCCGGGCAATTACAACATCACCGTGAATACGCTCGCCACCGCGCAGTCGCTGGTGAGCGGCAACGTTGCCGACCAGAAGGCTGTCATCGGCGGCGGCGACATCGTCTTCGACTTCGGCGAGGCCGTCGCGACCGGCGGCGCCGCGACCACCACGAAGACCGTCACGATCCCCGCCGGCTCGTCGCTCGAAGGCATGCGCGATGCCATCAACAAGGCGGGCATCGGCGTAACCGCCAGCATCATCAACGACGGCTCGGCAAGCCCCTACCGCCTGGTGCTGACCTCGGACAAGACCGGTACCGCGGCCACCATGCGCGTGTCCTCGACCGATGCGGCACTCAACAACGTGGTGGCCTTCGATCCCGCGGCCGGCGCCGGCGTGAACAAGATGGAACAGAAGGTGCCGCCGGCCAATGCCACGCTGAAGATCAACGGCATCGACGTGGTCAGCCAGAGCAATGCCGTCGCCGACGCGGCCCAGGGCGTGACCATGAACCTGTCCAGGACCGGCACCACGACGCTGGTCGTCACGCGCGACAACGAGGCCGTCAAGGCGGCGATCCAGGGCTTCGTCACCGCCTACAACAACATCCAGAGCACGGCCAAGTCGCTCACCGCGTTCGACACCACGGCGGGCACCTCGGCGGCGCTGACCGGCGACAATACGCTGCGCTCGATCCGCTCCAGCCTGCGCTCGATGCTGGGTGTGGCCATGGATGACGGCAACGGCGGCAAGATCACGCTGATGGGCATCGGCATCACGTTCGACAAGGACGGCACGATGAAGCTCGACGACACCAAGCTGAACAAGGCGCTGAACGAGAACCTGAACGGCGTCACGGCAATGTTCTCGGGCGTCGGCGGCGCCGCGGGACTGGGCAAGCAGGCCAGCGACTATGTCGAAGGCCTGTCCAAGACCGACGGGGCCCTGAAAGTGGCACAGGACGGCATCACCGACTCGCTCAAGGATCTGGAGGACGACTACGATCGCGTCGAGGCACGCGTCAATGCCACCGTCGAGCGCTACAAGGCCCAGTTCACCCAGCTCGACCTGCTCGTCGCCCAGATGAACCGTACCAGCAGCTACCTGACGCAGCAGTTCTCCGCGCTGAACAACACCGGCAAAAAGTAA
- the fliS gene encoding flagellar export chaperone FliS — MFARQAANAYAQVGVQTGAMSASPHKLIAMLYDGARAAIARARFHLEGGDIAARGNAISKAIDIIDNGLRAVLDHDAGGEISANLEALYEYMVRRLMLANLRSDAALLGEVDGLLESLASAWAQIDETGQAAEHKPALQDN, encoded by the coding sequence ATGTTCGCCCGCCAAGCCGCAAATGCCTACGCCCAGGTCGGCGTACAGACCGGCGCCATGAGCGCCAGCCCGCACAAGCTGATTGCCATGCTGTACGACGGTGCCCGCGCGGCGATCGCGCGGGCCAGGTTCCACCTTGAAGGAGGCGACATTGCCGCGCGCGGCAACGCCATCTCCAAGGCCATCGACATCATCGACAACGGGCTGCGCGCCGTGCTGGACCATGATGCCGGCGGCGAGATCTCCGCCAACCTCGAGGCCCTGTACGAATACATGGTGCGCCGGCTGATGCTGGCCAACCTGCGCAGCGACGCCGCATTGCTCGGCGAGGTCGATGGCCTGCTGGAAAGCCTCGCGTCGGCGTGGGCCCAGATCGACGAGACCGGTCAGGCCGCCGAGCACAAGCCCGCTCTACAGGACAACTGA
- a CDS encoding flagellar protein FliT, translating to MRTPSAPAFSPIVSCYERILALSVRMLEAAQASDWDAVAALQQSYLAEIEHLRQLDHDASFSDAERMRRYQLLDRILTYDACIRDLAMPQLQRLGNLLTSSRRQIELSAAYGATA from the coding sequence ATGCGTACCCCCTCCGCTCCCGCGTTCTCGCCAATCGTCTCGTGCTACGAGCGCATTCTTGCGCTGTCGGTCCGCATGCTGGAAGCCGCCCAGGCCTCGGACTGGGATGCCGTGGCCGCATTGCAGCAAAGCTATCTGGCGGAAATCGAGCACCTGCGGCAGCTGGACCACGACGCATCGTTCTCCGATGCCGAACGTATGCGGCGCTACCAGCTGCTGGACCGCATCCTGACCTACGATGCGTGCATCCGCGACCTGGCCATGCCGCAACTGCAACGGCTCGGCAACCTGCTGACCAGCTCGCGCCGCCAGATCGAGCTGTCGGCGGCGTACGGTGCCACGGCCTGA
- the fliK gene encoding flagellar hook-length control protein FliK, with protein MTGILLLPGLAAGQAPDAQALRPALAIDKLAALLPVPETTESGVQNSTGQAVRNSQHASGPAGAAGPSAVLAGTSTRESLSAAARAILAVMDGTENGPVQRASPLLGTAPSPASVPAAAAALSNAVSQSGLFYESHLAQWFAGARALPGILQEPQATVPRAHGAAASTGPAPSANGTPAAALLTYGGAATAGEPPRSATPALIPASQVLAEALASPRNPRVGRSHAAAERALRDGAGSTTAYRHAAAGDLPLPRPSAASLATQAYQTTADAARAADMPSAGPHGADLPEQAPADAARQTTPAGPAIHPATEGLVRQQLELLASQQFRLAGEAWPGVPLEWDLRRSDADGSADAHDGGARPWTSRMLLQLPGLGAVEALLTLGPAGLEARVATTESDIAARFIAARPLLRSRLEAQGIALQRLDVQTRDTLQPGAQHNGGEP; from the coding sequence ATGACCGGCATCCTCCTGCTGCCAGGCCTGGCTGCCGGTCAGGCACCAGATGCGCAAGCACTGCGCCCCGCGCTGGCCATCGACAAACTGGCCGCGCTGCTTCCGGTACCGGAGACCACCGAGTCCGGCGTACAGAATTCGACCGGGCAGGCGGTCCGCAACAGCCAGCATGCGTCCGGCCCTGCCGGTGCCGCAGGCCCGAGCGCAGTGCTGGCTGGCACCTCCACGCGCGAATCACTGAGCGCCGCCGCGCGCGCCATCCTGGCCGTGATGGACGGCACCGAGAACGGACCGGTACAACGCGCGTCCCCGCTGCTGGGCACCGCACCGTCACCGGCGTCAGTGCCGGCGGCTGCAGCGGCACTGTCGAACGCCGTCAGCCAGAGCGGGCTGTTCTACGAATCACATCTCGCCCAGTGGTTCGCCGGCGCCCGTGCCTTGCCCGGCATCCTGCAGGAGCCGCAGGCCACCGTCCCGCGCGCCCACGGAGCTGCTGCCTCGACCGGGCCGGCGCCCTCGGCCAACGGTACGCCGGCGGCCGCATTGCTGACGTATGGCGGCGCGGCAACGGCCGGCGAGCCGCCCCGGTCCGCTACACCGGCGCTGATTCCGGCTTCGCAGGTATTGGCCGAAGCGCTCGCATCGCCGCGCAACCCGCGCGTGGGCCGCAGCCACGCGGCAGCCGAACGCGCGCTGCGCGACGGCGCCGGCTCGACCACGGCTTACCGCCACGCAGCGGCCGGCGACCTGCCCCTGCCGCGGCCTTCCGCGGCGTCGCTGGCTACCCAGGCATACCAGACCACGGCCGATGCAGCCCGCGCCGCCGATATGCCGTCTGCGGGCCCGCACGGCGCCGACCTGCCGGAGCAGGCGCCGGCCGATGCAGCGCGCCAGACCACGCCGGCCGGCCCGGCTATCCACCCGGCCACCGAAGGCCTGGTACGCCAGCAACTGGAACTGCTTGCCTCCCAGCAGTTCCGCCTTGCCGGCGAAGCCTGGCCCGGGGTGCCGCTCGAATGGGACCTCCGGCGCAGCGACGCCGATGGCAGCGCCGATGCACACGATGGCGGCGCGCGCCCCTGGACCAGCCGCATGTTGCTGCAATTACCCGGCCTCGGCGCCGTCGAGGCACTGCTGACGCTGGGTCCCGCCGGCCTCGAGGCCCGCGTGGCGACTACCGAAAGCGACATCGCGGCCCGCTTTATCGCGGCGCGCCCGCTGTTGCGCAGCCGGCTCGAAGCCCAGGGCATTGCGCTGCAGCGCCTTGACGTGCAGACCCGCGACACGCTGCAGCCGGGCGCGCAGCACAACGGCGGCGAGCCATGA
- a CDS encoding EscU/YscU/HrcU family type III secretion system export apparatus switch protein yields the protein MSDPGHDRGAAVALSYQHSDKAPRIVAKGYGVVAEAIIARAREAGVYVHDSPTLVNLLMQVDLDSQIPPQLYVAVAELLAWLYQLDAGTIAELPQP from the coding sequence ATGAGCGATCCCGGCCACGACCGCGGCGCGGCGGTCGCGCTCTCGTACCAGCACAGCGACAAGGCGCCCCGGATCGTCGCCAAGGGCTACGGCGTGGTGGCGGAGGCGATCATCGCCCGCGCCAGGGAGGCGGGCGTCTATGTGCACGACTCGCCCACGCTGGTCAACCTGCTGATGCAGGTCGACCTTGACAGCCAGATCCCGCCACAGCTGTATGTGGCGGTGGCCGAGTTGCTGGCGTGGCTGTACCAGCTCGACGCCGGCACCATTGCCGAGCTGCCGCAGCCCTGA